From Miscanthus floridulus cultivar M001 chromosome 15, ASM1932011v1, whole genome shotgun sequence, the proteins below share one genomic window:
- the LOC136509349 gene encoding uncharacterized protein, which produces MVRPSSDTGRICGAEDLVAATKKMKISDIGSGNVWEEDCAVNISEIPVDSLEFAQMLPSLKHVTDTKVTLKRLHAGYPAMSFQDADVVHIMQTPVPNKDKALVIAVDMKNKTIKDVAYFGSGRYLGYNHTYLQSGISKYLDIWSSSRSWENADATSRDHLSG; this is translated from the exons ATGGTCAGACCAAGCTCTGACACTGGACGCATCTGCGGCGCTGAAGATTTGGTGGCTGCAACAAAGAAAATGAAAATTTCAGACATTGGTTCTGGGAACGTCTGGGAGGAGGACTGTGCTGTCAATATTTCTGAGATCCCAGTGGACAGCCTGGAGTTTGCGCAAATGCTGCCTAGTCTGAAACATGTTACAGATACAAAGGTAACCTTGAAGAGACTCCACGCAGGTTACCCTGCCATGAGCTTCCAGGATGCTGATGTTGTTCACATCATGCAAACACCTGTCCCCAATAAGGACAAGGCATTGGTGATTGCAGTTGATATGAAGAACAAGACTATAAAAGATGTGGCTTATTTTGGCTCTGGAAGGTATCTTGGTTACAATCACACCTACCTTCAAAGTGGGATCTCGAAGTATCTGGACATTTGGTCTTCCTCCAG ATCTTGGGAGAATGCTGATGCAACAAGTAGGGACCATCTATCAGGCTAA
- the LOC136507842 gene encoding uncharacterized protein yields the protein MGYNHSDVNKNIGSASIMGGYVYRGSTDPCLYGRYLYADLYASAMWTGTETPESSGNYTSTLIPFSCSKDSPIPCDTAAGSPLPSLGYIYSFGEDNNKDIYVLASKGVYRVVRPSLCSYTCPTERRELSEDWSCPHCKAKRKAEQKILVVKAPPVLIVTLHAYEFVSSTETKKLEVNVRFKEMFNIRGFMKQRRMESNTLYQLVGVVEHIGDPAGRARYISYVRANKMEGPKQHSSESKSWFYASDGHIREATLNEVLGCKPYMLFYERVGD from the exons ATGGGATACAATCATTCCGATGTCAATAAGAATATTGGGTCGGCATCAATCATGGGAGGTTATGTCTATAGAGGGTCCACTGATCCCTGCTTGTATGGAAg GTATTTGTATGCTGACCTGTACGCTTCGGCCATGTGGACCGGCACAGAGACCCCTGAGAGCAGTGGGAACTACACCTCCACTCTGATCCCCTTCAGCTGCTCCAAGGACTCTCCAATACCCTGCGACACCGCTGCTGGGAGCCCTCTCCCGTCTCTTGGCTACATATACTCGTTTGGTGAGGACAACAACAAGGACATCTATGTGTTGGCGAGCAAAGGCGTGTACCGAGTTGTGAGGCCCAGCCTCTGCAGCTATACTTGCCCGACAGAGAGACGGGAGCTATCTGAAGACTGGTCATGCCCACATTGTAAGGCTAAAAGAAAAGCAGAGCAAAAAATTCTCGTAGTCAAGGCTCCACCTGTCTTGATTGTCACTTTACATGCCTATGAATTTGTCTCTTCTACTGAGACTAAGAAATTGGAAGTGAATGTGCGCTTTAAGGAAATGTTTAACATCCGAGGGTTTATGAAACAAAG ACGCATGGAGAGCAACACATTGTATCAATTAGTTGGAGTTGTAGAGCACATAGGAGACCCGGCAGGAAGAGCTCGTTATATTTCATATGTTAGAGCTAATAAGATGGAAGGTCCAAAGCAGCACAGCAGTGAAAGTAAATCTTGGTTTTATGCAAGCGATGGTCATATTAGAGAAGCCACACTTAATGAAGTTCTTGGTTGCAAGCCTTACATGCTTTTCTATGAAAGGGTGGGGGACTAA
- the LOC136508627 gene encoding HIPL1 protein-like has protein sequence MKMRRRRLLLSLSFLLLPASLAFPLCTDARAPVLLNATLKFCASPSGSGNSSCCDATADAALSKQFDAMAIADAACAAVVKSILCAKCSPYSADLFNAGPKIRTIPFLCNSTASATSAQSKETTTQDYCKLVWDTCKDVSITNSPFQPPLQGTAPPPSSPSKLTDAWQSQSDFCSSFGGSPDDQSVCFSGDTVSFNATKPSPSPKGICLERIDNGSYLNMAPHPDGSNRIFLGSQPGKIWLATVPEQGSGGTLQFEEASPFVDLTDQVHFDSAFGLMGMAFHPNFATNGRFFASYNCDRTKSPSCTGRCSCNSDVGCDPSKLGTENGAQPCQYQVVVSEYSAKGSSANVSEATSADPSEVRRIFTMGLPYTSQHGGQVLFGPTDGYLYLMTGDGGGKGDPFNFAQNKKSLLGKIMRLDVDITPRTSEISNTSLWGNYSIPKDNPYSDDSELEPEIWALGLRNPWRCSFDSERPSYFYCGDVGQDEYEEVDLISKGGNYGWRALEGPLVYHP, from the exons ATGaagatgcggcggcggcggctactgCTGAGCCTcagcttcctcctcctccctgccTCTCTCGCCTTTCCGCTATGCACCGACGCAA GGGCGCCGGTGCTGCTCAACGCCACGCTCAAGTTTTGCGCCTCCCCCAGCGGCAGCGGGAACAGCAGCTGCTGCGACGCCACCGCCGATGCCGCGCTCAGCAAGCAGTTCGACGCCATGGCCATCGCCGACGCTGCCTGTGCCGCCGTCGTTAAGTCAATCCTCTGCGCT AAATGCAGTCCATATTCTGCTGACTTATTCAATGCCGGGCCAAAGATTCGGACGATTCCTTTCCTCTGCAACTCCACGGCGTCGGCAACTTCTGCTCAGTCCAAGGAAACCACTACTCAGGACTACTGCAAACTTGTTTGGGATACTTGCAAGGATGTCAGCATCACGAATTCCCCCTTCCAACCTCCCCTGCAAGGCACCGCACCGCCTCCTAGTTCACCGTCGAAGCTCACCGATGCATGGCAGTCCCAAAGTGACTTCTGCAGCTCCTTTGGCGGTTCGCCTGATGACCAGTCTGTATGCTTCAGTGGTGACACGGTCTCATTTAACGCCACCAAACCTTCACCCTCCCCTAAAGGGATATGCCTTGAGAGGATCGATAATGGGTCCTACCTTAACATGGCTCCTCACCCGGATGGCTCCAATAGGATCTTCCTTGGCAGCCAACCTGGGAAGATATGGTTGGCCACTGTCCCTGAGCAAGGATCTGGGGGCACTCTGCAATTCGAAGAAGCAAGCCCATTTGTCGATCTGACTGATCAGGTGCACTTTGATTCGGCGTTTGGACTCATGGGCATGGCATTCCATCCCAATTTTGCTACCAATGGCCGCTTCTTTGCCTCTTACAACTGTGATAGGACAAAGTCACCCAGCTGCACTGGAAGGTGCTCCTGCAATTCTGATGTGGGCTGCGATCCTTCGAAGCTTGGTACTGAGAATGGTGCTCAACCGTGCCAGTATCAAGTTGTTGTATCAGAATATTCAGCCAAAGGCTCCTCAGCAAATGTTTCTGAG GCAACTTCTGCTGATCCGTCTGAGGTTAGAAGGATTTTCACAATGGGGCTACCTTACACATCTCAACATGGAGGACAGGTACTTTTTGGTCCTACCGATGGGTACCTCTACCTCATGACGGGCGATGGTGGAGGAAAGGGCGACCCTTTTAATTTCGCTCAGAACAAGAAGTCACTTTTGGGCAAAATTATGAGGCTTGACGTTGACATTACACCGA GAACTAGTGAAATTAGTAACACAAGTTTGTGGGGCAACTACTCTATTCCTAAAGACAACCCGTATTCTGACGATAGCGAGTTAGAACCCGAAATTTGGGCATTGGGTCTTAGAAACCCGTGGAGATGCAGCTTCGATTCTGAGAGGCCTTCCTACTTCTACTGTGGAGATGTTGGGCAG GATGAATACGAAGAAGTAGATTTGATCTCCAAAGGCGGAAACTATGGATGGCGTGCGCTTGAGGGTCCACTTGTTTATCATCCATAG